agaaaacgtggatgtttgaaggtattgataacaaaacacaaatttagggcgggacgaagtgtgccgggtcagctagtatatatatatatatatatatatatatatatatatatatatatatatatatatatatatatatatatatatatatatatatatatatatatatatattatatatatatatatatatatatacttttaTTTACCGATCTTTGGATTATAAAGTCAACTTAGATACTAACTCTAGTTCCCTGTCGCTAAGCCTTATATAACTATCAATTTCTAAGTCAGCATAATTAATTCAATCTTGGTTGGTTCCCGTTCATGATGTGTCGTGTTGCATCTGGTTCTCCGGATTCTGCTGACGATGTCTTCTATGGCGATAGCGCTGGAATTTGTTTTGGCATCGTACGGTTCGTTGGAAATGTTTACATGATGACTGCGTGGCACGATGATTATCTGACCTTGATGTGTAGTGTGGATTGTTGTGCTGCTGGGCTGGTTTCCGTacataactatatatatatatatatatatatatatatatatatatatatatatatatatatatatatatatatatatatatatatatatatatatatatatatatatatatatatatatatatatatacatatactagctgacccggcacacttcgtcccgcccaaaatttgtgttttgttatcaataccttcaaacatccacgttttcttactatgagtaaGTTCATAGGTCCTATCGCAGAACTGtatattgattgatcttctaatcgacaccgttgaatttaccttttactataaaattcatagtatttctaacaaaactcatcattataatatcagattattttcagacacaattctcgttcaagatttttcaaccacttgcaaataacatgtttctccgttacatggaataaatgttttatacagaaaatatgatagaatcaagacagccctaaatcgttaaattccttcctcgagttctgcatCTATcaaacacatccggcgatcctgtTTTTGGTATAGgtaaaagaagatataggagtgcgtttcatcacattaaaatccatatccagtttcgaacaaagatcaatttcgctagcgcaaacatcaaatggactaacagccatTGTCaccatgtaattgtagaacatatgggagtttttcgaattttccccttttgccttcagagttttccgaaaattttcaattgtcatgtttggttggaatagggAGGGGTAtcttaccattatagaaacatttctcatacccaaaaaccctcacaagtatacagccctgcgctgactaccgtttgacatagctgtcaaccaaagcgtcatatcgttagttgaatgtcagccattttacaatatggatcgttttagcatcgcacaacgtgttaattttgttaaattatactacaaaaatgatgaaaacccggcaaatgtttttcgagcattacggacggatttttttttccgtagcggatattgtgaaacctgtgcatcatcttaatgtgcgttcggccgaaaatattgctgctgttgctgccagtgtggatgATGACCCgcatgtttcgattccacggcgtgctcagcaaattgggcttgtcaaacacatcattatggcgatttttgcatttggacttgctcctacatccatataaagtccaactgcgaggactttatatggatgtagttgTATATAACTTATCGCGATGCGATGTCGTCAAGAGTGAAATATGATGCGCGCGCCACTTTATGCTGATGTGTCCTGTTGAGCCAGGTGTTTCTGCTTTCTGCTGTGCGGGATGATAACGGTGTTGATTGATTTACGCTTTGTTTATGTCGTTGGTTCTCATGGTTAATTTAATGAATGGTGGAATTGTATGGCTTCTTCTATGCGCGATGGTGATTCAATTTCCCTTAGCGCGACTGCTACTTTTTGCTGTTCCAGCGATATTGATTCTAGCCATTTTGAGCTGTTTTccgttgaaggcgatttgataATGTCGTTCTCAACTACTTCCTCCTTTGAAGAAGAATCGtctcaattcgaaaaaaaaacttatgttCGACATTTGGAGTATCTATGGGCGATTGatggttttgttgtattttgaTTTGTAGTTTTCTATTTCTCGTGATGAAGACAAGTGTTATGATGCCGAGGATCATACTTAGGCTGGATAAGCTGATTGATGTATAATTATGAATTCTATGCTGTTTATCCAGCATTTTCAGTTGAATTCTGTTTGTAATATTGAGCGTTTTGATGTCTAGATTTGGTTCAAATGAGATTTCCTTTATCTCAAGGCCGTCCATCGGAATTACTAGTGTACGAACTCTCAACGAACAATTCCAATATTGgagaattctgatactttgataATTATGGAACAATTGCGGTATTCTATGAGAAATGTTCCGTTAAGGGATCGGCTATCTATTCCACAGGTAGATTGTTTCTTTAGGTTTATGGTTTGTATGGCAAGTATTAAGTTGCTTGTCAGAGCTTTTATGGTAGAAACGGAATTATGGCTTACGAAATTACAATCTCCAGATAATCCTTTTAGTAACATAGAGAAACATTTGTCATCTGTGAAGTTTAGCAAGTTTTCATGGCTGCATATTGTTGTTTTCTCGATGAGTGGACATTTCGTTGCGATGAAGATGTGGTTTTCATTGACTATAGCTCTTTTTGCAGGTAATTTCATTATCTTATTGTTTATTGGTAATGGCTCTAACAAAACACtcgaatattttttgttttccgtATGGGGTATTAGTATACCAAAAATTAGTTGGCTgttgttgaaaaatacattgagttCTAGGAATTCGTACATTTGTGTTGTATGTGTTACTTACTCCTCCCGCTTTAAGCCTATTGCTTGCAAAACTTAATTCTTCAGGAGAgagaatattttttgatattatttttattctggCAAAGTGTATGGCTTCCTCGATGTTTTCTAGATGTTCGTTTAATTGGTCTAGGCCCATTACCAATTTTATGGATTCCCTTAAAATAACTACGTTTTCCTTACTATCTTTGCGCTCTCTGGCGGCAATAAGATTATTCGTTATTGTATTTTGTTGTTCATTTAGTTGTTGTATAATTTTATTGATTCTATCttggaaatttgaattttattgtaTTATTTTCCTGAACTAACACTGTATTGCTTCGTCTTATTTCTTGTATATTACTATTGATTTCGATTAAATCATTTTCATCGAGGTTGCCTGTAATTTGTTTCATGCCTGTACCCAAAAAATTTAACAGGTCTCTTTTAGATCTATTGTGCGGATGCAAGTGATTTGATGTCTACTTGTACAGCTTAGACATCGAGGGACGTGGTATTAGCAATGTACTACTCGCCATGATTTGAGGTGTAAGAATGATTTTATTAACTCTCTCAGACATATTCTACCATGCATGCGGCGATGCCTACGTGACACTTTCTGCCGCAGTCAGCATAAATCGCAATCGCCTGTTCTCGGAACTTTGGACTCTTGCTAATTCTGCTGATCGCGCGCCTTGAATGTATCGTTAAGGCGGGCATCCACCACACGCCCTTtcttataaaatttaaaaattatgctatagtttaatttttaaatcaagtTTAAAGTTGTTATAATCTTCTTCTTATTTATAGTAGTATTATAAGCAATATAATAAATTGAGTTGATGATAAATTGTTATTAATTGATATTGTAATTGATTACATTGATATTGTATTGATATTGAACTGTTAACGCTAAAAATTAATATTgtataaatatatttaattgAAGATCATTTAATGTTTCAAATAGAGTGTTACAATGAATTATTATGGTGAATTACAATTATGGcatattataattattattattattattattattgttattgttgtcatTTTCTAAACATCCACCACACGTCCTATGTATGGTTTGACTCTACATTTATGCACTAAATCTTGTTTTccttgaattaaaatttttatgtttggaTCTAAATCTTCCAATACTTGAAATGGACCAGAATATTTCTCATCCAATTTCCTTGCTGTTTCATTTTTTAGTAGGATTAAATCTCCTTGTTTATGATTCCTTATTTTCGCGTTTCCATTTATGTGTTCTGTCCTGACGGTTTTTTCTCGTATTAATCTTTCCTTTACTTCGTTGTGACATATTTGTAGTCGTAGTTTCATGCGTTTACTATAATCGTCAAAGTTATAAATAGGTTCAGGTTTGTTGTCTGTAAGGTTTGATGGCATTCTAGACTGTTGGCCATACACGAGATAGAAAGGTGTAAATTGTGTAGTAGAATGAACCGTATTATTATAGGCAAATTCATAATATGGTACCCAGTCTATCCATGAAAATAACTTGTTATCACACTGGATTCTTAAGAAATTTCCAAGTGCTTTGTGTGAGTTTTCTAATGCTCCTATTGATTCATGGTGGTATGCTGTGCTATTTAGTTTTTCAATATTCAGGAGTTTTGCAACTGATGTGAACAGTTCCGACATAAACTCTGTTCCTCTATCAGTCGCAATCCTCTCTGGCACGCCATATTTTAATACGACGCTTTTTACGAAAGCTGAGGCTACTGTTTCAGTTGCTTTGTCCTTTATTGGAGTAGCGGTAATGAATTTTGTCAACTCGCACTGCGTTGTCAAGATATACTCATAACCTACTGAAGGAATCAACGGTCCAACAAGGTCTAAATAAATCTTTTCAAACGCTGCGCCAGCTGTTGTAGTAATTGTCATaggaattttctctttgttgattgatttatatttttgacattttacaCAAGATTTAACAAATTTCGCTACATCTTGGTTCATGCCTTTCCAGTAGTATTTTTGTCTGATCGTGTTTATTGTTCTTTTGATGCCTGCATGTCCTGCGGTTGGCAACAAATGATAGTCATTAAGGATCAACTTTTTAGTTAATTCGTCCGTTATAATTTTCACCTTGTTTGAGATTTTGATTATATTTGGTATCCCTTTGATTAAATcatgatttattattttttcatagaatttGTGCGCACATTCATTGttgatttttatgtataattCGTCGACGTTATGAATTTTGCATATTGCTCCAAGTTTATCCATTGTTCGTCGTAACGATACCAAGGATTCTGTTGGTTTAATAATTATTTCTTCTTTCTCAGGGATCCACGTTATGTTCTcttgaaaatcattattttgtattttaattTGAGCTTTCTTTCCATGTGAAGTATCATGGCCATTGATCACATCACCTGTGGAAGATTCCGATTTTTCTTTTCTAGCTTGCATTCGGGTTGTTATGAATGCATCTTGGCTTAATTTTGTATTCATGTCTTTCAATTCAGCTGTTGAAATACGTGATAGCGCGTCCGCTACTACGTTCTCACAACCTTTTATGTAATAGACATCGAAATTGTATTCTTCAAGAGCTAGACGAAACTTCGTCAGCCTGCTTGAAGGGTCAGTTAATGTAAAAAGGTACACTAAAGGCCTGTGGTCTGTGTACAATTCAAATTTTCGCCCATATAAATAGGTACGGAAATGTCGGACTGCCCAAACCACAGCCAAAAGTTCCTTCTCTAtagttgaataatttttttctgcgcTATTTAGCGTCTTGCTTGCAAAGGCTATTGGTTTGTCATTATTGTTACTGAGTACTGCACCTATACCATAACCTGAAGCGTCAGTATGtagtttaaaaatatttcgTTCGCTAAAATCTGGATAATCTAACACCGGTGGGTTTATAAATTGTTCCTTTAATTTTTGGAATGCTGTTTCTCATTCCGAAGTCCAATTGAATGGAATGTTTTTTCTCGTAAGGAAGTTTAATGGAATACACGTTTCAGCAAAGTTTCGAATGTGTTTCCTGTAATAGTTGGCGAATGCTACGAAGCGTTTAACTTCGTCAGCATTTGAAGGGCTTTTCCAAGTTTTTATAGTTTCAATTTTTGAAGGGTCAGGAAGGACACCTtcttttgaaataaaatgtcCTAGataaagcagttcttgcttCAAAAAATTACACCTAGAAGGATTAAGCTTCAAATTTACTCCTCGAAGTCTTTGAAatatagaaattaaattttcattgtgTTCGTCAAATGTTTTACCAAACACAATAATATCATCAAGGTAGATTAAACATCTTTCCAAATTAAGTCCCGACATCGCTACGGTCATCAATCGTGAAAAAGAGGATGggctggtttttttttattctttatttcagaggttttcagcctcctgggctggttcacctctttatcgacggcattgccgcaaggtttcgttaggaacagattgcacataaattatcacataaaaattggacgtaaaaatttaacacatataaatccttttgcgagacatgacttaacaaagaacttgctgtttgcttgttggaccagatggcatggatgtcctcggaccatggctccaggccagtggagaggaagccgtgccgttgaagatgccggcgtgttcttattccccttcatcgtggaggggaaggaacaaggatcttcttgactgatccattgttcagacgctagatcttaaaaaatagttcggcatcttttaggtagcagacaagtgctgctactcttgctggatcgtcctTCAAGATTTCccttacactcccgctgattccatgtAGGTTTCGTAGATCATcgaatttcgggcaaccacacaagaagtgctcgacggagttgtggatttggcagaggtcgcagagtagatggaagggtcctctattgaatccgtgtgagaccgagcagtgaccggtcctcaatctggacaggattcgttgttctctcattcctttaacatcgtcaaacctgacaatcgtgcccttgacttttctgaggaactgccccCTCTCTgcaaaccacctttcggtccaaaaggtgcggaaagagttggtgatccacaacttcacatcgtcaagcggcacatcccgagTGAAGAACGGTCTGGTGTGACCAATTCCGGCAAACtggtcggccgcttcattccctgcgatgccgttgtgtccggggacccacatgagcacagtgtcgggcaatatgttcttcctgatggcctgtacccatggatgtttggacctggtcgcaccgatggcatcaatggcgcttgccgagtcggagacgaccaacaacggcttggaagatgaagttgtagttgcctcgaagatgccggccacttcggccgagaagacctggcagatgtccgcgagtttcttgctggaaatcagactattattattatcgcttaccccaaatccaactcccgatggtccttttgagccgtccgagtatctgatctcgtggagacggtatttttctgctatgatggccttgaaatattctagcagaccgatcgagcTCACCCTGGCTCGAAAGTTGTCCCTaataccgttctcgacgagaacagttgggaacctccagtcgttcgcaccaaaccaggattgttttgccactgGGGGGAGGTTGGCGTGCGCCAcccgctgcaggatcgtgttgctaagggcggtcaggtgggtctcccctctaccgctggttttcgacaagaaactggcagtcctggctacgatcgccgagtctatgatcagatcgaaaggaggttctccaatttcggcgcagacagaggcagctggtgttgatggcaggagaccggagacagtccgtagtgctttgttgtagatcggtgccagagattttgggagcttgtctccagccaaacacgtcagttcaaggccataggtgaggcggctgctgatgatggctTTAGCCACCCGTAGCCGaatatttctgttgttgctcCGGTGCGGTTTGGAAATGGTTTTCAGAAGGTTCATCCGGGTGGCACAGCTcttcttaacttcctcgaaatggcggaggaagttaagtttgtggtcaacaaacactccaaggatctttagcgtttttcggcggggaatgttgtttttgtatagctggaccctggagttgggaccctgatgtctatcgctgcaaatcaccatatggccgctcttctgcgctgaaagtctaaatcctctctcggccgcccaccggccgatggcattggtagctgcctgtatcctgatgcgtggaatcctatgggtgtcacCCACTGCCATCAGAAGAATGTCGTCCGCgtagacaaacacgaagactcccccagacaggacctggaacaggctattcatggcgacgagaaagagggtgacgGTACTCCTGTTTCCTCGAAAGCTCGGGAACTGATCttaccaattttgacctcaaaggttcGGCGTGTGGCGAAGTTCTTGATGAAGTGCAGTAATTTCCCGTCAACGCCCCAATCTGCCAGAGTTTTCAGCACTAACGGAATCCATGTTCTGTTGTATGCCTTTTCTAGGTCCAGTGCTACCATCTCcatgtgctgacggttcctgttggcttcggctatcacgtctccgagggtcgcgaagtaattgttggtgcccatacccggtcggaaggcgaactgtCGATAGTCCAATTTCCTATTTTCGGTTAGAAAGGTGACCAGGCGTCTATTcgccattctttccaggatcttagatgaacaggaggttaaggaaattggacggtagcctttcacgttgttgctgctttgaccgaccttaggtattactaggctgtgtctccaaccctcgggaaattcgtgtgtatTCCACAGGTCGTTAAAGATGCTGAGAAGGGTGGACTGTCCGAGCTGAGACAACTGTTTCAGCATCTTATAgccgataccgtcagggccagtTGACTCACCTTTTGCGGAACGTAGGGCAACAGAAAGTTCCTCGATGGTGAAGTTCCGGTTGAGAGGATTATTAGGACGACTCATAGGGACCACAAAGTTGCTGACCGAAGTGATACCCGCTccctgtcgacggatgaaatCGGGCTCATATTCGGAGATCGAGGACAATCCCGCGAAATATTCGCCGAGCGTGTTCGAAGTATCTACCGGATCGCTGAAGGTTATACCATACACTTGAAGAATGGGATTGTATGGccttctcttcccatttagtGCATTTACTCTGCGCCAAAGATCCGCagaggactggttttcgttgataGACTCCAGAAAACCAGTCCAACTGTCTAACTTCGCCTTCCGGATTAACCGCCGTACTCTGATGTGTTGCGCTCGATACCTGTTCATAGCAGCTTCCTTCATTGGGTCTCCTACTGGTAGTCGTTTGGCCGTACGCAGAAACTTTCTCCGCTTCTTGACCTCCCActtgatgtcctcggaccacTAATGCAGCGCTTTTTTccccggagtggttttcgttcttgGGATGGAGGCTTCGGCCGCCTCCATAATGGTTTTGTTGAAAGTGGCAATGGTGGTTGGGTTGTCTCTAGATATCAAGAAGTCGGAGGATGTTTGAAAGGCTGTCCAGTCAGCTCTTTCGAAGATCCATCTTGGTCTGCGAGTAGTGAGCGGCGGCGGGCCGTTAAAGCTAATGGTTATCGGGTGATGATCGCTGCCATGAAGGTCGTCGGCTTTGTTCCACCCTAACCTATCCACCAAGTTGAGACTAGCTGCTGAAATATCAATGGCTGTGTGGCTCGTTCCTCTACGGAAAGTGTCAGTGCCGTCATTTAAGACCGAGAGCTCCATCACCCCCAAGAGGTCGGCGATGATATTCCCTCTGACGTCTGGTGTTTGCATTCCCCAGTTGCGGTGATGAGCATTGAAGTCCcccaagatgatttttgggtccTCCAAGCCTGCTACCGCTTCAAGCAGCTTCCGTCGTAGTTCCGGGATTACGCCACACGGCAGGTATATACAAATGATGGTCACCGGAATCGGGGCCTCGATTCGGACTGCTATTATTGGCaggtcagtggatatttgttttcGCAAATGGGGAATGTTTCTCCGGACACCCAAAGCAACGGAGTGTTGCAAAACAGAGCCCCGCTTAGTGTACCAGTGGAATCTACCCCCGACAATTTTCTGTATGTTCGTTGTGGAAATTCGATTTATCTCTTGGAGTGCGATGACGGACGGACATAGCTCTCGGTCAAGGATCTCCAGTTCTCCCAAGTTGTTGTACAGTCCATTGATGTTCCATTGCAGAGCGAGGTTGGTGGACATACTTTCCTGGTGATGGGCGGTGTGGTGGGGTATCAGAGGTGTAGTGGTACTGAATGTGACGATTCCCGGTGGAACTCCACCGACGATAACAGGTTGGGCAGCCATTCCACTCGGAAGCAGCCGAGGAAAGGTGGTGAGGTTCGTTGGGGAGCTGGAACTCCCGGCCATAGCTTGCGTGAAATCTCCTCGGCtacgtctccatgcatcatagatATTGGCATCGGACCTCGCTTCGGCTGGTATAGGCGAAACAGGCCTGTCATGAGCTTCCAGTGGAGTGGTTGTGGCGGCCGGCTTAGCCCTGGCGGCGAGACGAGCGGATCTTCGGCGGATTGGGATATTAACTGTGGATGGTGTTGTGTCGGCAGCTGGAAAGATCGCAGTGGCAACGATACGCGGTGTTGTCGAACAAGACAGCGGTGCGCGGCGACTGGGAGTAGAACTCTCAACCAGCGTTCGTTCACTTGACCCGACGGCGGGAAAAAACGGTTCGGCGTCACTGCAATCCTCTGCGCTACTTTGTGATTTGGCGGTGGATACTTCGGTGATAATGGCACAGGGTAGCGGAAGTTGCACAATGTCGGCAGAAGAAACTCCAGTGAGATCGATCGGGGAACG
The Toxorhynchites rutilus septentrionalis strain SRP chromosome 2, ASM2978413v1, whole genome shotgun sequence genome window above contains:
- the LOC129771293 gene encoding uncharacterized protein LOC129771293, translated to MNSLFQVLSGGVFVFVYADDILLMAVGDTHRIPRIRIQAATNAIGRWAAERGFRLSAQKSGHMVICSDRHQGPNSRVQLYKNNIPRRKTLKILGVFVDHKLNFLRHFEEVKKSCATRMNLLKTISKPHRSNNRNIRLRVAKAIISSRLTYGLELTCLAGDKLPKSLAPIYNKALRTVSGLLPSTPAASVCAEIGEPPFDLIIDSAIVARTASFLSKTSGRGETHANLPPVAKQSWFGANDWRFPTVLVENGIRDNFRARVSSIGLLEYFKAIIAEKYRLHEIRYSDGSKGPSGVGFGVSDNNNSLISSKKLADICQVFSAEVAGIFEATTTSSSKPLLVVSDSASAIDAIGATRSKHPWVQAIRKNILPDTVLMWVPGHNGIAGNEAADQFAGIGHTRPFFTRDVPLDDVKLWITNSFRTFWTERWFAERGQFLRKVKGTIVRFDDVKGMREQRILSRLRTGHCSVSHGFNRGPFHLLCDLCQIHNSVEHFLCGCPKFDDLRNLHGISGSVREILKDDPARVAALVCYLKDAELFFKI